The following coding sequences lie in one Rutidosis leptorrhynchoides isolate AG116_Rl617_1_P2 chromosome 4, CSIRO_AGI_Rlap_v1, whole genome shotgun sequence genomic window:
- the LOC139843639 gene encoding cytochrome P450 CYP72A219-like, producing the protein METSMGKVAIAIVIVVIVRWGWKVLNWAWFKPKKLEKWLRNEGYNGNSYKFVFGDMIEFAKMVKQGRAEPIPITHDFTSYALPFDHHIITKYGDKSFIWLGPNPRMYIRDPELIKEILSKPDEFKKPHPEPFRDSIIGGLLVTEGHKWTKHRKIINPAFHIQNLKIMFKAISSSCSDMVHKWELLTAESGSTEVDVWPYIDNLAGEVISRTAFGSSYEEGRKIFKIQKEQIDLIFQMLFMLHLPGRRFIPTKANIKFKQNRQELKSVLMSIINKRKKAIEGGEGNFDDLLGILLQSNFKEIEENGVGMSMDEVIEECKLFYIAGSDTTSNLIVWTMVCLSLHHEWQARAREEILQVFGTQELDFEGLKNLKILTMILHEVLRLYPPVIMLSRATTKETKLGNMMIPPGMQLALAMIHINHDREIWGEDVNEFKPERFSEGVLNATYLKGPTSFFPFSYGPRVCIGQNFAMAEAKATIAMILQRFSFELSQSYKHAPFPVFTMPPQFGVHLIIRNIT; encoded by the exons ATGGAAACATCAATGGGTAAAGTTGCCATAGCCATAGTTATTGTGGTGATAGTGAGGTGGGGTTGGAAAGTGCTGAATTGGGCATGGTTTAAGCCAAAGAAACTAGAGAAATGGCTAAGAAATGAAGGGTATAATGGTAATTCATACAAGTTTGTATTTGGTGACATGATAGAGTTTGCAAAAATGGTGAAACAAGGTAGAGCAGAGCCTATTCCAATCACCCATGATTTCACTTCATATGCTCTACCATTTGATCATCATATCATCACTAAATATG GTgataaatcattcatatggttgggGCCAAACCCAAGGATGTATATAAGAGATCCAGAGTTGATAAAAGAGATATTATCAAAACCGGACGAGTTCAAAAAACCGCATCCAGAACCATTTCGAGATAGCATCATTGGAGGACTATTAGTCACTGAGGGTCACAAATGGACCAAACATCGCAAAATCATCAATCCAGCTTTTCATATTCAAAATCTCAAG ATAATGTTTAAGGCTATCAGTTCGAGTTGTAGTGATATGGTTCACAAATGGGAGCTTCTAACTGCTGAATCAGGTTCAACTGAAGTTGACGTATGGCCGTATATTGATAATTTGGCTGGCGAAGTGATTTCAAGAACCGCATTTGGAAGTAGTTATGAAGAAGGAAGAAagatatttaaaatacaaaaggaaCAAATTGATCTTATTTTTCAAATGTTGTTTATGCTTCATCTTCCCGGAAGAAG GTTCATACCCACAAAAGCAAACATAAAGTTTAAACAAAACCGCCAAGAGCTTAAGAGCGTGCTAATGAGTATCATCAACAAGAGGAAGAAAGCGATCGAGGGGGGAGAAGGTAATTTCGATGATTTACTTGGAATTTTGCTAcaatcgaattttaaagaaatagaAGAAAATGGCGTTGGGATGAGTATGGATGAAGTGATTGAAGAATGCAAGTTATTCTACATTGCTGGATCCGATACAACTTCGAATTTGATTGTTTGGACTATGGTTTGCTTAAGTTTGCATCATGAATGGCAAGCCCGAGCCCGAGAAGAGATTTTACAAGTTTTTGGTACACAAGAACTTGATTTCGAGGGTCTTAAGAATCTTAAAATTTTGACAATGATACTGCACGAGGTTCTTAGGTTATACCCTCCGGTGATTATGTTATCACGAGCAACTACAAAGGAAACAAAGCTGGGAAACATGATGATACCACCCGGTATGCAGTTAGCATTAGCAATGATTCATATTAATCATGATCGTGAAATATGGGGTGAAGATGTGAACGAGTTTAAACCTGAAAGATTCTCAGAAGGAGTACTGAACGCAACATACCTTAAAGGGCCTACTTCATTTTTCCCATTTTCTTACGGTCCTCGTGTTTGCATTGGGCAAAATTTTGCTATGGCAGAAGCAAAAGCAACAATAGCAATGATTCTGCAACGTTTCTCATTCGAGCTTTCTCAGTCATATAAACATGCTCCTTTCCCTGTTTTCACTATGCCACCCCAGTTTGGTGTTCATTTGATTATACGTAATATTACATAG